One window of the Trifolium pratense cultivar HEN17-A07 linkage group LG2, ARS_RC_1.1, whole genome shotgun sequence genome contains the following:
- the LOC123910079 gene encoding uncharacterized protein LOC123910079, with protein MVIVPRGSWRTRKKVVFEEDIYIYPQQPSSKNNHHHHQTKVFVLMAASISFVIPSPTLLKPNFRIRKTVVVHCSCSQPQQHNHDQQQSPTPTPTPLRKKNEKNKLGKLAMIAVAAGVLTFGSISVNVDDALAAKTGGRIGGQSFRSSAPRPSSPRINNNNNSRTNIYINPRVAPPLGGGYGYGGVPYYGGGWGWSPFSFFAPGPSVAVGVGGGFDTILLFMFFGAAAAVVRRFFGSRNVEDDDDDY; from the exons ATGGTAATTGTGCCGCGTGGTAGCTGGAGAACCAGGAAAAAGGTTGTCTTTGaggaag atatatatatatatcctcaaCAGCCATCTAGTAAGaacaatcatcatcatcatcaaacaaAGGTGTTTGTTTTGATGGCAGCTAGCATTAGCTTCGTCATCCCTTCACCAACCTTACTTAAACCAAATTTCAGGATAAGGAAGACCGTAGTGGTCCATTGCAGTTGTTCACAGCCACAACAACACAATCATGACCAACAACAATCTCCAACTCCAACTCCAACTCCATTAAG gaagaagaatgagaagaatAAGTTAGGAAAATTAGCAATGATTGCAGTAGCTGCTGGGGTGTTAACGTTTGGATCAATATCAGTAAATGTTGATGATGCATTAGCTGCCAAAACTGGTGGCAGAATTGGTGGTCAGTCCTTTAGATCATCTGCTCCTCGCCCCTCCTCACCAAgaattaacaataataacaattcaag GaccaacatatatataaatccaCGGGTGGCGCCTCCACTAGGTGGTGGATATGGGTACGGTGGTGTGCCATACTATGGTGGTGGGTGGGGATGGTCTCCATTTTCTTTCTTTGCACCAGGTCCCAGTGTAGCAGTAGGCGTTGGAGGTGGATTTGATACTATACTtctgtttatgttttttggtgCCGCTGCTGCTGTTGTGAGGAGATTCTTCGGATCAAGAAATGTcgaggatgatgatgatgactacTAG
- the LOC123908832 gene encoding uncharacterized protein LOC123908832: MSVLCPISIYVSVLHRLSGMGTKIKYSINLLARNKLAVSGVNVWEHYQNKRWLTNKYHRIGINKLQGQIMDKMLGRNNIESIKKTMQMHEDIFKHQVRELHRIYSVQKMLMNDELKNRKQNFWNQMNDIDKKNSRGFDLEKPAIESTFFGSSFGIDEGEVGTSSYTTAFQSCELSTVGDCSNEEMEVDLTLSIGGSQLNKNSNMQLQLGECSDTTNPIRSNTAKFTRGLQLK; encoded by the exons ATGTCCGTGTTGTGTCCGATATCCATATatgtgtcggtgcttcataggttATCAG gcATGGGaaccaaaattaaatattcCATAAATCTTCTAGCAAGGAACAAGTTAGCTGTGAGTGGAGTGAATGTGTGGGAGCATTATCAGAACAAAAGGTGGCTGACCAATAAATATCACAGGATTGGAATCAATAAATTACAAGGTCAAATCATGGATAAGATGCTTGGCAGAAATAATATAGAATCCATAAAAAAGACAATGCAGATGCATGAAGACATCTTCAAACATCAG GTAAGAGAACTACACAGAATATACAGTGTGCAAAAGATGTTGATGAATGATGAgctaaaaaatagaaaacaaaatttttggAATCAAATGAATGacatagataaaaaaaattcaagaggTTTTGATCTTGAAAAGCCTGCTATAGAAAGCACATTTTTTGGATCATCATTTGGCATTGATGAAGGTGAGGTAGGGACTAGTTCCTATACTACTGCATTTCAGAGTTGTGAATTAAGTACTGTTGGTGATTGTTCTAATGAAGAAATGGAAGTGGATTTGACACTAAGCATAGGAGGTAGCCAGCTTAATAAGAATTCTAATATGCAGCTTCAATTAGGAGAATGCAGTGACACAACCAACCCAATTAGGAGCAACACTGCGAAATTTACTCGAGGCTTACAGCTTAAATAG
- the LOC123908833 gene encoding peroxidase 16, translating into MEAPSFVFLSLLLILTATTTSAQLTRGFYNNVCPNVEQLVRSAVNQKFQQTFVTAPATLRLFFHDCFVRGCDASVLIQSPNNKAEKDHPDDISLAGDGFDTVVKAKAAVDRDPKCRNKVSCADILALATRDVVNLAGGPFYNVELGRRDGRISNLAGVQHNLPGPHFNLNQLNSMFSLHGLSQTDMIALSGAHTIGFSHCGRFSKRIYRFSPRTTIDPSLNLQYAFQLRQMCPLKVDPRIAINMDPVSPKTFDNQYFKNLQQGKGLFTSDQVLFTDSRSKATVNLFASNEKAFDSAFITAITKLGRVGVKTGNQGEIRIDCSRVN; encoded by the exons ATGGAAGCTCCAAGCTTTGTTTTCTTGTCCTTGCTTCTTATCCTCACTGCTACAACAACTTCAGCTCAACTTACTCGTGGCTTCTATAACAATGTATGTCCCAATGTCGAACAATTGGTTCGGTCTGCTGTGAATCAGAAGTTTCAACAAACATTTGTGACTGCTCCTGCCACTCTTAGACTCTTCTTCCATGATTGCTTTGTCAGG GGTTGTGATGCATCGGTTTTGATTCAATCTCCAAACAATAAGGCAGAGAAGGATCATCCTGATGATATATCACTAGCTGGTGACGGCTTTGACACTGTTGTTAAGGCCAAGGCAGCCGTTGATAGAGACCCTAAATGCCGAAACAAAGTCTCTTGTGCTGATATACTTGCCCTCGCTACTAGAGATGTCGTCAATTTG GCAGGGGGGCCATTTTATAATGTCGAATTGGGAAGGCGTGATGGAAGAATATCTAATTTGGCTGGTGTTCAACACAATCTTCCTGGCCCTCatttcaatttgaatcaacTCAATTCCATGTTTAGCCTCCATGGCCTCTCCCAAACAGATATGATTGCATTATCAG GTGCACATACAATTGGATTCTCTCACTGCGGCCGCTTCTCAAAAAGAATCTACAGATTCAGCCCAAGAACTACAATTGACCCATCATTAAATTTACAATATGCTTTTCAGCTAAGGCAAATGTGTCCATTAAAAGTTGATCCTAGAATTGCCATTAACATGGATCCTGTCTCACCTAAAACGTTTGACAATCAATACTTCAAGAATCTACAGCAAGGAAAAGGACTCTTCACTTCTGATCAAGTGTTGTTTACAGATTCAAGGTCAAAGGCCACAGTCAACTTATTTGCATCAAATGAAAAAGCTTTTGACAGTGCTTTTATTACTGCTATTACTAAGTTGGGAAGGGTTGGTGTTAAAACTGGTAATCAAGGTGAAATTAGGATTGATTGCTCCAGGGTCAACTAG